TGTCCTGGCAGCTCTTTTccctatcttaattgaaaggAAAGCTCCAACCatcccttttttttcttcttaaaaAAAACTTGTCAAGTCTGGCTGAGGGCTGATACAGGAGCAGAAATGGAATCCGGTCACGACTGCCTGCTGTACCTGATTCGCCTTTACATAGTCCAGCACAGCAGGAATCGGACAAAGCAACCAAATTCCTCGAATCCTCGTCAGTCTCGTCGCAGTGTGCGCTCCTAAGCTGATTCCATGCATTCCCTCCAGCAGGCCGGCGTCAACCACAACCAGCCCTGGCTCtggtcctgttcgcttcgctgaaaaaaaatcgaaatactattccagctaatttgctgtgagagagaaaacactgttccagcttaaaaaaattaaactgaaaagtacggattagaAGACAAACAAGCAGGAGACGGCATCAACCACAACCAACCCTGAATACTATACTACTGTGGTACAGAAAAATGGATGCCAGCATTCAGTATTAACATATAGAGTAACTCTAATATATTCAGTATTAACATATAGAAAAATGGATGCCAGCATTCAGACAAACGAACTCGATCGATCTCTGCATcaactgcaagtctgcaactaCACCTTAAATGCAGTTTCCTGCGTGCATGATGTAGTACAGTTGCGGTTGTTTTGTTGGTTTGGCTCTCCCTCGATCTTGTCACATGGTCCATGATCGAGAAGCCCGTAGCTTGTATGGAGTACCAGACTGTAGGTTGCCCTCGATCTTGTCAGATTGGCCGAAGTGCAATCACGATCCAGCGCACTTGTAAATGGAACCAGCAATAATACAGTGATGGCTCAAATAGTGGCACTAGTGTGCCAGAGCAGCCAGATATAAGCACAACGATAGTGTGAGAGCAGAAGGGTTTATTTCCACGATACATACCTTCAACATCTCCACACTGTGCATGTTCAGCGCCTAACGCAGAAGAAACAAACAAAGAAAGCTCCCAACAATACGTCTTACAAAGAACCATTCCCCAGCTACTCCCACAGGACACAGATACTGCTTCATCCTACTATTCACACACGCGGATTTTTCAGCCTAAACCGTACCTTGAACTTGGTGGCGTCAGGACAGCGTCGAAAGGCACCTCCACTCTTTCCTTCACGACGCAGTGCGCCCTGCCGTTCTCGAGCACCATCACTTTGCCAGGAGGGCACCGCAGAGGAGCGCTCCGCTCCTCTCCGCCGTTCGCCtgcttaccaccaccaccaaacagaCCCGCGATGTCCAGATTGATAATGTTCCGCCCCATCACGGGCTCGTATCCAGCAGCCTTCATGATGGACACGGCGCCCACGACCATGACCGCCGTCTTAGCCACCCATCCGATGAAGGCCCCGATCCCTCCTCCCAAGCTGCGTTTCGAGGTCCCAGTATTCCTGCTCGCCAGCCCGTTTGTTCTCATGCCGTCTTGAGCCGTTCCGTCAGAGTCCAGTCCGTTgtgcaagcgcttggacttggacATGTAGCTCAGAGGGTACAGGTCGTCGAGCACAAACGAGTTGGTGACGTGGTTCGAGTATGGAGGCAGGATGAGACCGTCGTCATGCTCTATTTTCTCACCGGCAAAAGCAGCAGCCTCGTGGATTACCTCGCAGTCCTGCCCCTTGTATTCTTTGAGCTTGGTTAGCAGGGATCTCCGGCTTCGGTCGATCTGGCTCAATATGGTTTCCCGTTCGTATCTTTGTTGGTGCTGGAGGTCCTGGCAGTGGAATTTTGTTAAGATGTTAACAATGCAGTAGATAGTAACTTAGAAATAGTCTCAACACAAATATTTAAGTTATATATAATCCACACAACCAGTAACAGGAAACAACAATTTGGTTGCAGACTGTTTAACTAGGATGGTTAATGTGGCACAGCAGAATGATTTAGTAGAGGGTTTGATCAGCCATATTATTCCAAAAGGTGTGGCAATTCTGCAGTACGCAGATGATACAATAGTTTGTTTGAAACATAGCCTAGAAGGTGCTACACATATGAAATTTCTGTTGTATTTGTATGAGATGATGGCAGGTTTAAAAATCAATTTTAACAAGAGTGAAGTTGTGATGATTAATGATGAGGAGTGTTGGGGACAAACATATGCTGAGATTTTTAACTGTCAGATTGGGTCATTTCCTATAAAATATTTAGGTGTCCCTGTAAATCCAAGCAGGTTACATGTCTGTGATTGGGTACCTTTGATTGAAAAAAGCAATAAGAGATTAGATGTTTGGAAGGGAGGTAATATGTCAATTGCAGGAAGAACCACATTGATTGGGGCTAGTCTAAACAACTCTCCTATTTATCACATGTCAGTATATTTGCTACCTAAAACCACAATTGACAGTTTGGATAAAATCAGGAAAAGTTTTTTTTTGGCAAGGTGGTGGGACaaaaaaaaagtatcatttaGTCAAATGGGAGAAAATTTGCAAAAGTAAAAAGAAAGGTGGACTAGGTATTAAACATTTAAAAAAATGAATATCAGTTTGCTTTGTAAATGGTGGTGGAGATTAGAAACAGAAGAAGGTTTATGGCAAGAAATCATTAAACATAAATATTTGAAGGATAAATCAATTCATGATGTAGGCCATAAGATTAATGATTCTCATATGTGGTATGACTTGTTGAAAATTAAAGATTTCTATTTTCAGGGTAGATCTGTCAGTATTAAGAATGGAGAAAACACCAGATTTTGGTTGGATCCTTGGTTGTATAACAAATCTCTTTGTGAAATAGCTCCCATCTTATTTCAACTGTGTGAGCATAAGGATGCTTTTGTGGCACAGGTTAAGAATGGAACAGTAAACATTCAATTCAGAAGATGGTTGTACGGAGAATTAGCTGAATCATGGGACAAAATATGGGAAGATGTGGACAACTTTTCTCTAGTAAATGAATCAGATACTATTTATTGGAAACTTGAGAAAAGTGGGAAATTTTCTGTTAAATCAATGTATAATAGTTTAACTAGTAATGACTCTGGACTGTATCACAAAAGGATCTGGAAGGGTAAGATTCCCCCAAAAATCAAAATATTCTTGTGGTTGATGACCGATGATGCAATACTGACTAAGGATAATTTGATTAAAAGGAAATGGCAGTGTGACACTAAGTGTATGTTCTGTGAAATGGATGAAAGCATTGATCATTTATTCTTCCAATGTCCTATTGCTAGAGTTGTCTGGTCTATAGTGGCAAAATGCTTTGGAGCTACTAACATTCCAAATAATCTGCAGCAAAGTTGGAAATGGTGTGAAACATGGATTCCGTATGGACAGAAATATCACCCTTGGGGGATTGCGGCAATTTGTTGGGCCATATGGAAGAATCGCAACAAAGCTTGTTTTGAGAATAAGTTTATTCAAAATCCATTAGAAATAGTTTGTCATGCTTGTGCCCTTATGAATTTCTGGACAGGTCTCTTCCCTAACATCGACAAGGAACAGCTGGAAGAAGGTGTGGCCACTATGCTAAGGGTCGCAAAACAGCTCTTATCTGTGCAGCAAAAGAGCAGCCTGGAAAGCCAGATGCTGACGGATGATGATCAACAGGAAGAAGATGGCGACTCTCCTCAAAATCTGATGTGAAGTGTGTCATGCAGTTGATGATGATGGTTGTTTCGTAGTTGCAAGTCTTTCTCCAAACTTCTGCATACTTCTAGCTTTTGCTTGGTCTGTAATAATGCCCCTTTTGGATGAAGTCTGGTTATATGCTGGTTGAATGCTTTGGTGTTAGGGATGGTAAGGTTGGTTTGCTGTGGTCAGGTATCATCTGCTTGGTAGTCTGATGATTAGCTCCTCTGTTTCTCTGTCTTTTATCTTGTAATCTGGAAACAATCTGTATTTCCGTTACATGTAATGGAAATGGGGAGGTTCCTCGGTTGGAAAAAAAGGTAACAGGAAACAACATACCCTCAATTATCACAGCCAGTACCTCACCAGTGTGACCTCGCACTTGGTGCAATAAACAGAACATAGCAAAGTAAATTGCGATGTGTTTTAAATCTCACATAAACAATTGACTAACAAGCAACACTAGTAATCAAAGCACGCGTAACAATTTTTATGCCCCTTTCTGCATCTTGCCCAAATTTCTGGCAATAATGTTATCATCATAAAAACAATCCTACTAGTATTTgtgaaagacaagagctaaaaggATCCAATTACTACTAGCAAGACTGGGCAGAACCGTGGAACCCAGTTGAATGCCTGAATCTTACAGTTTAATACAACTAGTAAAATGATAGATTTAGTTGCTGCATGACAACTCTTATCCCCGACCAGTAACTTCAGGCAATTTCCCTGCCAGAAAAAAAAATGCAAGCTCATGCGCAATGCAAATTGGAGCAAATTTCACAGTTCGGTACAACAAGGAATGGAAATGTTTAATTGACTGCATGACGAGTCCTATCTGCTACTAGTAACGGGAGGCAATTTCCTTGCCCCCACCCAAAAAAACACAAGCTCATGAACTGCACCAAACTGAAACATCCTTTGAGCCAGCCGTTACTAGTAGCTCATACACCAAACCGAAACACGGTTAGTCCACTAATGCCCTGCACCTACATTTGGTATGTTCTTATCCTTGTTCGAGATAGCATGCTGACGCATGAAAAAAAAATGGGGGTAGTATGCCACTTGCCACTATGCCCTGTTTCGGTAGCATTAATTCAGGATCAGAAGAGATTAGTTTCCAAATCCAATCAGAAAATGCACTACCAAATCAGCCACGAGTTACCATAAAAAAATCCGCCAACCGCAGCAGAAAGCAAGGAATGAGTGATTAATCAATCCACAGACCTGCAGGGCGGCGAGCTGCCGCTCGAGCGACTCGAGCGCGTCGCTGATGCCGACCAGgctctccacctcctcctcctcggctccCTCCTCATCGCCCCCCGCCGCGCCCAGCCGCTTCACCGCCTCCTCGGCGTCCCGCCGCGGACAcggcgcccccgcccccgcggcggcggcgcaggcggaTATCCTGGAGCGGAGGTCCGAAGCGCGGGCGAGGACGAGGCCAATCTCCTCCCCCTCcatctccgccgccgccacctccgcgcTCCACCGCTGGGGTTGGTGAAACAAAACCCTAGCAAAACCCCCCAGGCTCGTGTGCTGTGGTAGTGGACTggtggagtggtggtggtgggtggTCTGCGCCGCCTTCGTCGCGGGGTGCGCGCGGCTCTCGCCTCGGCCGGCTGATGGCGTGTTCGTGGCTGTGGAGACGCCGCGGCCGACGCGTATCCGCTGCCGGCGGGGCCCGCCGCCAGCGTGTGTTGTGTGACTTGCGTTTTATGGGCTTGGGCCTGCTAATCTTGTTAGGGAAATTGGGCTGGCCTACTTACGGAAAGTTGAGGTGGGCTGGACCTTTTTTGCAAGGAGGCTCAATGCtacctttctttttctttatttcgTTTTGTAGGAAACCGTGGAATGCAATTAATTGTGTTTTTAAGGAAAGAATGTTGTTAGGGTTTGTTTATTTGTTAGAGTTTCACCCCTTGATCCCTACCTCCGGCTACATGATTATCTCATGAAGTTACTTCTGTGGTGGAGCAAGGTGAGTAGGTAGGCAGGAAAGTAATCCTGGTAGGAGCAGATTTAGGCTCCCTTTGGAATGTAGGAATTACACACGATTCAGTTCGCTTTTCACAGGAAAAGTGCAGGAACGGGAAAAAATCCAACGTTTCATAGGGGGCCCTAATAGTGATTCTTGTCTAATACTTATTAGAATTAGAATTGTGACTTTTTACTATTTTTGTGGGATGAGGGATATTTGCTGCTCTAAGAGACGCTGCCAAAGAATCCCTTAGGGGCCatttggatcctttcatttgaaggaattgaaatctactccATTCGTTCCAAATtttaagtcgctttgactttttttattcatccattttattatgtatctagacatattattttaTCTACATACATAGTCAAAATGGAtttaccaaaaaagtcaaagcgacttataatttggaacggagggagtacttaatAAATTAGGCTATTTGGCATAGAATTTGATATTCCGCCACACTTTCCAAAGTTTCCATATAAGCCTATCTCATTCATAGGGTAGGAGATGGAAATTGTCTCTATAGATCACCATTCTATGTTTCTACTTTGTAACTTATTAACACACTCTTCAACTCTCTCCCTACGCtagaaatgcaacacataagtatctctctcgtatatccaacaataatatacaaatataatcaaTATACaatcatattagcttaattaatatgtgtctaaattatgattattaaaaataaatttaattccaatgatccaaacagggccttaatgcTCTTTTTTCACGATTGTATTTCATTAAGTAGAAGAAGAGTTTGATTAGTTACAATACTCCTAAGTAATCCATAGATTACCGTGGTAGAAGGGACAGGAACCCCAAAGCGACCCAGAGAACTAGGATGCAACTTAATTTACATGAATGTTTTGCGATAAATTAGGCATCACTAAATGCAACACAGGGGCCGACTGGAACTAGCAAGCCTCCTCGAATACACACTTGACCCCTCCTAGGTCGACCTTCAAAAGCGCCCGAAGTGTGGACCTTTTTGCGGAGTCGAGCGGCTCCTGGAACGCCTGCTGGAAGGCTGCCATTGCCTTGGTAGCCGACGGCTGTGGGTGCGGAGCGGCGGGTTCACACTTGTACGAGAGCACTTTCTCCCTTAATGTTGTTGTCAAAGAGACGTTCTCTGGGCTTGGTCATGTTAATCTTTTTATGGAAATTGGGCTGGCCCACTCCTATGGAAGGTCAAGGTGGGTTGGGCCTTCTTTGCATGGAGGCCCATAAGGCTTTTTTAATTTCCTTTTGTAGACTTTTTTTTCCTAGTGCAATGCAACTAGTGATGCTTTTTAAGAAAAGAATGTAGCTAGTTGTTGGCCCTATGATCCAAGCGTCTTAGAGTTTTATCCTTAATTCTTAGCTCTTATGGGGTGATTCTTGAGGGGAAACAAGTGGGAAATGATTTTGGAGTAATTTTAGTGGGGATTGAATAGAAAGTGTAGGTTTTTTAGCCATCAGCTTCTATTTATGTAAATAAAGTGATATTTGTTTAATCACAGTCAGAATAAAGTTGAGGAGGAGTGATTTTCATGAAGAGCTGCTCCTGCTCTAGGAGGCGCTGCCCATTAGCGTTGCCTCACTTGTACAATAAAGTAATACAAACTTTGTCATCTCTTTCATTTGTGTTGCTATATCTACAAActctgtcatcatcatcatcatccgagAACCAAATCTATCAACACATCCACCCAACACATGACCACAACTACTACCAATTAACTAATCACTGTGGAATCAGATTCACGAcgagcagctagctagctagctgaggTGCGGGAAGGCGAGGTCCCTGGCGAGAAGGTACCGGAAGCTCTGCCGGTGGGGCACCCACTCGACGATCTTGCCGGCGGACCTGCCGTCGCCGCGGCACCGATGCACCGCCGTCCGCAGGGTCTCCGGGAGGCAGCGCTGGACGGCGTCGAGGAGGCGGTCGGGCGAGAGGCCGGCGTCCCGGGCGTAGGCGTCCAGCAGCTTGGGCAGCAGCACCCGGTGGTCCTTCCACACCCCCGCCGTGGCCCGGACGTACTCCTCCCGCGCCGCCTCCAGCTGCTGCGCCTGCCGCTTCGGGAAGTACACCCGCACCTGCACGCACGCACGCCATGGAACACAAGACAAGCATGAACATCCTTCTTTCCTGTCAGTGCGAGCTGGATCGATCGGCGACTGAACAACTGGACTCATCAGTCTGAACATGCAAATAAAAGAACAGACAAGTGTAATGATGCGTCGACCATCGAGTACTTCGATGAACAACAGCATGAACATTCTTGCATGGTGGAGTGGAATGTAGTAGGTACTACGGCATACATGTACCAAGGATACAAAagtagatatatatactttgtatAAAGCTCCTTTCATCATTGTGTTCATCCATCCAATCCATGGCACAACAGCACACAGGTGACAGGTTCTAGTTCACCATGCAGCTTTTGTCACTTTCAGAAACATCTCTACATGACTACTCGATTCATACACTACTAGCACTAGGTGATCGTTGTTACCATGCTCAGCTCAATCATGTTTGAGAGTTCCCAGGAACCACACTGTCCATTGTAAGTACTAATAATCCATGGTTTCAAGGCTTTATGTTCGATTCTGTCAGCCATCTCCATCTCTGGTCTCTTCTTCTCTATAAAATTCTAAATCGACACGCAGAGCTTTTGTGTGTTTGCACTTTTGCGcaccaaaaaagaagaaaagaggggTGGGCGTGGTCGTTGGTTCTCACCGCGGGATCGGAGTGGCTCCCGGAGCAAAGCGCAAAGCGCAGAAGAGGCTCCGGCTGCCGGACGGCGAAGGCTCGCCACTCCTCGCTTCCGGCTTTGCTCGCTCGGCTCGTCTTCGTCCTCGGGTAGTGCAACAAAGTCCGCAGCCACTGCAATCAAAAGCGCCCAGAATACATGGGAGTTCAGTTAGCAGCAGGAAGCCAGGAACACATGGCATCGTGCTCCTCGCTGCAGGCAGGTTCCTTgacccaatgatggtgtggatgtgATGGTGGAGGCACTTACATGTCCGGAGGAGCAGTGCGTGCTGCACCCGAGAACCAGCCCCTGGATGACCGCCGCGTTGATGGTGCGCCCGGCGATCTTGCACTCCGCCTGCACAAGCACCCATGGTATTGCATTGTGTCAGCCATTGCCGGTCATTTGCTAGTATCTGTTGAGGTGGAGGGATTCAGGGATTGTGTGACTAAGGTTGGGCTTTACCTTGACAAGCAGTGATGTCTTCTTCAGCTGGTTCTGCGGGACGCCATGCTTCAGGTACGCCTGGGCATGGACGATCGATCATCAGCATCAATCAGTCAGAGAAACGGTCGAGCAGACACAACACAACAGTCAGGCTGTGGATTCAGAGATCG
Above is a genomic segment from Miscanthus floridulus cultivar M001 chromosome 3, ASM1932011v1, whole genome shotgun sequence containing:
- the LOC136541386 gene encoding plastid division protein PDV2-like, producing MEGEEIGLVLARASDLRSRISACAAAAGAGAPCPRRDAEEAVKRLGAAGGDEEGAEEEEVESLVGISDALESLERQLAALQDLQHQQRYERETILSQIDRSRRSLLTKLKEYKGQDCEVIHEAAAFAGEKIEHDDGLILPPYSNHVTNSFVLDDLYPLSYMSKSKRLHNGLDSDGTAQDGMRTNGLASRNTGTSKRSLGGGIGAFIGWVAKTAVMVVGAVSIMKAAGYEPVMGRNIINLDIAGLFGGGGKQANGGEERSAPLRCPPGKVMVLENGRAHCVVKERVEVPFDAVLTPPSSRYGLG